A genomic window from Streptomyces sp. 846.5 includes:
- a CDS encoding DUF6113 family protein produces the protein MSRPQDRARATVPAPRSSSPHSAPDSAVPLGRGARITAYVLLTVLGLAIGLAGCFVQALWFPGGLLLALGASFALFHGGRVLTGTRLGAALPAVGWFAILLLANTPRPEGDFLLAASTGSYVFLLGGMALAVICATLPSRATLRAVRDAQSH, from the coding sequence ATGAGCCGCCCCCAGGACCGCGCCCGCGCGACGGTGCCCGCGCCGCGCTCCTCCTCGCCCCACTCCGCACCGGACTCCGCCGTGCCGCTGGGGCGGGGGGCGCGGATCACCGCCTATGTGCTGCTCACCGTGCTGGGGTTGGCCATCGGCCTGGCCGGCTGCTTCGTCCAGGCGCTGTGGTTCCCGGGCGGACTGCTGCTGGCGCTGGGCGCCTCGTTCGCGCTCTTCCACGGTGGACGGGTGCTGACCGGCACCCGGCTCGGCGCGGCGCTGCCGGCCGTCGGCTGGTTCGCGATACTGCTGCTGGCCAACACGCCCCGACCCGAGGGCGATTTCCTGCTTGCGGCTAGCACCGGGTCATACGTTTTTCTGCTGGGAGGGATGGCCCTCGCTGTGATCTGCGCCACGCTCCCTTCGCGGGCCACGCTACGGGCCGTGCGGGACGCCCAGAGCCATTGA